The DNA region CGCTTCGGAACGCGAGCGTTTGAGCGCATGCACCTGGGCGAGCATCACGTTCTGCACGGCCGTCATATGCGGATAGAGCTCGAAGCTCTGGAAGACCATGCCGATGCGCGAGCGCAACCGCGGCAGATCGGTCGAGCGGGCGCCGATCTCCTTCCCCTCGAATGTCAGCGAACCGGATTGATAAGGCTCGAGGCCGTTGATGCATTTGATCAGGGTGCTCTTGCCGGACCCCGAGGGGCCGCAAACGACGACGATCTCGCCAGGTGCGACGCGCAGGCTGCAGTCCCGCAACACGGGATTGCGCCCATAGCTCTTCGAGACATGGTCGAGGACGATCAGGGGCGCGCTACTCATGGCTGACTATCCTCAGCTCCTTATCGCCAGCTGCGCGTAGAGCAGCCTGCCGAAGAACGACATGGCCGAGCATATGACGAGATAGGTCAAAGCGACGCTCGTGAGCATCACCACCGGTTGAAACTCGCGGGCGTTGACCAGCAGCGCGCTGCCCGTGAGCTCGCGCACCCCGATCACGGACGCGACCGATGTGAATTTGAACAGCCGGACATATTGGCTGAAGACGGGCGGGATCGTGCGGCGTACCGCCTGCGGCAGGACGATGAGGTAGAACACCTGGATCGGCTTGAGGCCGCAGGCAAGCCCGGCCTGGGTCTGCCCGGGGCGCACGGAGCGCAGGCCGCTTCTGAAGTCCTCAGCCAGATAGGCGGCGATGAACAGGACGAAGCCGAGCGATGCAGCCTCGACTGCGTTGGTCCGGTAGCCGAAGAAGGCCGGCAAGGCGAAGAAGCAGATGAACAGCACGACCAGCAGCGGAGTGCCGCGGATGATCTCGATATAGACCAGCGCGATCCGGCTCAGCACCGGAATGCGCGCGTGACGCAGGATCGCGAGCGTCAGCCCGAGCGCCGTGCCGCCCGCGACACCGATGGCCGCAAGCCGCACCGTCATGCCGAGCCCGGCGAGCAGGAAGTCGAGATTCTTCCAGATGATCTCAGGCATCGGCCACTCTTCCGACCGAGGGAGTATCGCGCATGCCGGGAATGCTGGTGAGGCCCCGGCTGACGATGAACACCAGCACGAGATACAAAACAGCGATGGTGATATAGACCTCGAAGGTGCGAAACGTCTGTCCTTCGATCGCGCCCGCCTGATAGGTCAGGTCGGCAACCGCGATGACGGATGCAAGCGATGAATCCTTGATGAGCTGAGACGACAGGCTCGCGAGCGAGGGCGCGATGACGCGCAGCGCCTGCGGATAGATCACGAGGACAAGGACCTGCAGAGGTCGCAATCCCGAAGCAGCCGCCGCCTGCGCTTGCCCTTTGGGAATGCTGTCGAGACCGGCGCGAACCACTTCCGCCACATAGGCGCTGGAATACAGGGTCAGGCCGAGAACCGCGCAAGTGAAAGGCGGCAGCCGCAGGAAGGCCAGCGCCATATACCAGAAATACATATGGATCAGGAGCGGGATATTGCGCATGCATTCGACGAAGAGGCCGGCCGCGATACGGGCAAACCTCGATCGTGAAGCGCCCAAGGTGCCGATGATGGCACCTATGCCGAGCGCCAGCACCAGCGCAGCTGCCGAAAGCCCGATCGTCGTCCACAGCCCATCGACGATCAGGTCACGATGCTGCCAGATCTGCGCCCAATCGAACTGGTAGGACATCATTCGACCCTGCCGCTCCGGCCGAACCGATCAGGGCCAGATCTCGATCGGAATGCGCGGCTCCTCGCCAAACCATTTGACGTAGAGCTTGCGGTATTCTCCCGATGTCCAAAGATCCTGGATGGTCTCGTTGACGGCGTCCCGGAGCGCGGAATCGCCCTTCCTGACGCCGACGCCGAAGGGTTCGACGCTGAACATGTCGCCGGCGATCTTGTAGCCCTTATTGTCCTTGGCGAAGCCCTGCAGGATATTCAGGCTCCCGGTCAGGGCGTCGACCCGCCCTTGCACGAGCGCAAGCCAGGCGCTGTTGTAGTCCTTGAAGCCTGATATCTTGGCCTTGGGCGCGGCGGCGGCGATGTTCTTCTCCAAGGTCGTGCCTTGCTGGACCGCCACGGCCTTGCCTTCGAGATCCTTCAGCCCGCTGACGGCGCTGTCCGCCGGCACCAGCAATGCCTGCCCGCCCGTATAATAGGTGATCGAGAAGTCGATCGCCTTGTCACGTTCCCGCGTATGCGTCATCGAGGCTGCGACGAGATCCACATTGCCGCTCACCAGCATCGGAATGCGGGTGGGCGAGGTCACGGTGACGAATTCGACGGGGACCCCGATCTTCTCGGCGATCTTCGACACGAGATCGAGATCGAAGCCGGCAGGCTTGTTGTCCTTGTCGAGAAAGCCGAAGGGCGGCGTGTCGAATTTGACGCCCGCGAGCAGCTTGCCGCGGTTCTTGATCGTCGCGATCGAGCTCTGCGGCGTCTCGGCGGAGGCGGGCGCCGGAGCGACGAGAGCGGCAAGCGCCGCGACACATAAGAGGCTGAAAATCCAAGTGCGGGAGCTCATCTGGATCCCCTCCGTGAGGCTCAGGACGCTGCGCGAAGACCGGCTCGCGCGATCCGCGTCAACGCTTCATCGAGATCCGCATCGGATGGCGTGACGGAGAGGCGCAGATGCCCGGCGCCTGCCTCGCCGAAGGAGGAGCCGGGCAGCACCGCGATATCGATCGTCTCGAGCCAATGGCGCGCCACCTCCGCGTCGGCTGCCGCGACCGAAGGAAAGAGATAGAATGTCGCCTTCGGGGCCACGCAAGCGATCCCGTCGACCGCGTTCAAACGCGCAGCCGCGAGTTCGAGACGCTTGCGGAACATGGCACGATAGACGGGCACGATCTCGTCGTAGAGCTTGAGAGCTTCGACGCCTGCCGCCTGGATGAATCCAGGAACGCAATAGATGGAGTGCTGGATGAATTTCAGGACGGCTTTGGACGCCCCGGCCGGCAAGGCGAGATATCCGAGGCGCCACCCAG from Rhizobiales bacterium GAS188 includes:
- a CDS encoding amino acid ABC transporter substrate-binding protein, PAAT family; its protein translation is MSSRTWIFSLLCVAALAALVAPAPASAETPQSSIATIKNRGKLLAGVKFDTPPFGFLDKDNKPAGFDLDLVSKIAEKIGVPVEFVTVTSPTRIPMLVSGNVDLVAASMTHTRERDKAIDFSITYYTGGQALLVPADSAVSGLKDLEGKAVAVQQGTTLEKNIAAAAPKAKISGFKDYNSAWLALVQGRVDALTGSLNILQGFAKDNKGYKIAGDMFSVEPFGVGVRKGDSALRDAVNETIQDLWTSGEYRKLYVKWFGEEPRIPIEIWP
- a CDS encoding polar amino acid transport system permease protein; protein product: MPEIIWKNLDFLLAGLGMTVRLAAIGVAGGTALGLTLAILRHARIPVLSRIALVYIEIIRGTPLLVVLFICFFALPAFFGYRTNAVEAASLGFVLFIAAYLAEDFRSGLRSVRPGQTQAGLACGLKPIQVFYLIVLPQAVRRTIPPVFSQYVRLFKFTSVASVIGVRELTGSALLVNAREFQPVVMLTSVALTYLVICSAMSFFGRLLYAQLAIRS
- a CDS encoding amino acid ABC transporter membrane protein 1, PAAT family — its product is MSYQFDWAQIWQHRDLIVDGLWTTIGLSAAALVLALGIGAIIGTLGASRSRFARIAAGLFVECMRNIPLLIHMYFWYMALAFLRLPPFTCAVLGLTLYSSAYVAEVVRAGLDSIPKGQAQAAAASGLRPLQVLVLVIYPQALRVIAPSLASLSSQLIKDSSLASVIAVADLTYQAGAIEGQTFRTFEVYITIAVLYLVLVFIVSRGLTSIPGMRDTPSVGRVADA